ACCTGTAAATACTTTACCATTTTACTAAAGTTAGTATTAATTAAAAGAGTTCCATGATGATATGCTGCATTGTCATCAAAATAAAAAGCATTGCCAGAAAACTTTTTGCCATTAGCAATAAGATCATTTCTCCCCGAAAATTCTGCTTTTACTGCTAAGCTTTGCACTGCATCTAAAATAACTTGCAGCTGTTTTGTAAGGTTGTATAATTTTTTATCCATAATAAAGGTAAAGTTTAAATTACCTTTATCATGATAAACAGCCCCGCCACCAGATAATCTACGTGCCAGTTTTCCGCCTTCTTTTTCAAATTGTTTACAGCTACATTCTTTCCAGGGATTTTGATTTCTACCGATTACTATTGTATTATCATTTTGCCATAAATATAGAATTATTTGATTATGCTTAACCTGCTTTAATAAAAACTCTTCTAATGCTAAGTTATACCAGGGGTCAAACGACTGTGACCGAATTATCATAGAGTTTATTAAACTATTGTGCAAAGTGTAGAGCACCACCCTCTACAGCTAATGCGGCTTCATGTACTGCCTCGGCTGTGGTAGGGTGCGCATGAATGGTTTCTGTAATTTGTTTAGCTGTTAATCCATTTTTTATAGCTAATGTTAACTCTGCAATTAAATCTGTGGCATGTGGACCTATTATTGCGCTACCAATAATTTTACCTGTAGACTTTTCTTTAATTATTTTCACAAAACCTCTAGCTTCACCTAAAGTTAAGGCCTTACCGTTTGCATTAAAAGGAAACTTTCCTACTTCTATTTCTATTTTACTTGCTGCTGCTGTTTTTTCACTTACCCCAACTACAGCAATTTCAGGCATTGTAAAGATTGCACTAGGTACACTGCCATAATCCATAGTTGAGCTAACACCCATAATATTATTTACTGCTACAATTCCTTGATGTGAGGCAACATGTGCTAGCTGAAGCTTATTGGTTACATCTCCAATAGCATAAATATTATCAACATTAGTTTGCATTTTTTCATTTACCTTAATGCCACGCTTTTTATCATTTAATTCTATTCCTAATTTATTTATGCCTAAACCATCTATATAAGGCTTTCTGCCAACAGAGATCAACACTTTATCGGCTGAAATAAATTTATATTCATCGTCTTTAACAAACTTTACAATACACCCAGTATCTTCACTTTTAATAATTTCCTCAACTTTAGAACCCGTAAAAATATTAATACCTTTTTCTTTGGCACTAGTAGTTATTTCTTTGCAAATATCATCATCTAATACAGACAATACATTGTCCATATATTCAATAACAGTAACATCTACCCCAAAACTCTTAAAGATAAAGGCAAACTCCATGCCAATTACGCCGCCACCAATTATTGTCATTTTTTGAGGTAAGTCTGTTAGCTCTAATGCCTGTTCACTAAATATTAAATTACCTCTTTTGGCACAAGGCACAGGAAGTTCAGCTGTTTTAGATCCAGTGGAAATGATAATATGTTTAGCTTTAATAATAGTTTCGGAATTACCATTTTTAACGATTATAGTTTTAGCATCCTTAATAGTACCCACACCAGTTACTAAAGTTACCTTTTTCTTCTGTAATAAATAATGAATACCAGTCACCAATTTATTTACAATATTATTTTTTCTTGTTAGGACTTTTTTCATATCAAAGTTAATATTTTCTGCAAAACAGCCAAACTCTTCTGCCTCTTTTAAGTTATTTAATACTTCCGCAGAACGAACTAAAGCTTTGGTTGGAATACAGCCTCTGTTTAAACATGTTCCACCAACCTTATCCATTTCTACCAAAACTACTTTGGCACCTAATTTAGCAGCATGAAGGGCTGCCACATAACCTCCAGGGCCTCCACCAATAATAGCGATATCGCTTTCAATATCTTGCTGTTTCTTAGGTTTAATTAATATGTTATATCCACCTATATTTATTTTTGGGGCACTTTTCTCTGGCTGATTATTGCTAACCCTTAAAGTAGCTAGTTTTTCACCTTTTTTAGCAGTCACTGCTTCTTCAATTAATATCTCTTGCAAAACACCACTAAATTGTGCCTTGATAGGAGAGCTACCTTTTTTTCCTTCTATATCAAATAGTACATCGCCTGCTTTAACAGTATCTCCAGCTTTTTTACGAACCCTAACAATTTTAGCATCTGGGGCATTGTTAGGTATATTATTAAGCTTAATATCAACTATTTTATTTTCATTAGTATCACTTTTATTTTGGTCTTTAGAGATAACTGCTAAAACAGCATTAACTTTAGCAACATCCCCTTCACTAACCATCACTTTTTCAACTTTACCATTAAAATCAGACTTAATTGGTGTATTTGCTTTTTTTCCTTCTAATTCAAAAAGCAAGTCGCCTTTCTTAACAGTATCACCTTTATGTTTGTGTACCCTAATAACCTTTGCTTCATTAACATTATTGGGTAACTTATTTAGTTTAATGTCAACCATTTTTGCTTTTCTCCTTTATATATATATAAAAGGCAGAGTTTCCTCTGCCTTTTTTGTTGATACTTACTGAAAATCAGGGGCAAATTCAGCAATAGAATCTTTAAGTAATGTTACAGTGTATGCCATAGAAGGGCCACCACCAAATGCAACAGCTACCATTGCTGCTTCCATAATTTCTTCAGGTGTTGCTCCTGCCTCTAAAGCCTTAAATACATGATAAACTATGCAGTATTCGCAACGACTAAAAGCTCCTATAGCTACGCTTATAAGCTCTTTAGTTTTAACATCCATGGCGCCTGGGGCATATGCTGCACCCAATAAATTCATAAAGGCATTTACCTGTTCACCATTGGTATTACCTACTTCTTGTAAACCTCCAACAAAATCATTCAACATTGTTCTTGGATTTTTAGCCATGATATAATTCTCCTTTTAAAGATTTTCTACGCCTCAAGTATAGACCAGGTATTTTCATACTACAACATGTAACTATTCCCATTTAATACTCTAAAATAACATTTAACAGATAATATCTAACTCCTATGAAGCATATTCTTATATTTAGTATAAAAAAATATATTTTTGCATAGCAAATCATATTATCATTTAATATCACTAATAAAATATAAACTCAATTATCTGTAAATACTAAATGAGCATAATAAAGCGTATCTCTTTTATATTCTTACCAACATAATACAAAATAGTCGAGTAAAATACTATTAATTAACTTTTATTTAAATTAAACGATTTACAAGGAAAAATTGTTACAAAGTATTTAAAAAAAACCAAAAACTTAAAGTTTGTGGTTTTTTGTTTTATACACTTTTTAGGTAACTCATAAATTGCAATTTAAATTAATTTTTTATCTACTTGTAAAAAACTTTTTTAAATATCCACAACGGAATCACACAGAGGTGATTGCCTACTAACAAACATTTTCACTTAATGTGATGTAACAACAATCAGTCTTTTTTATTAATTTATTTTAAGTAAACTCGACAAGGTCTAGTAGAGGTCATTGTTCCTAAAATATGACTCACTGATACACCACATTTTTGAGCTATATCCATTACAGTAATCTCTTGCTCACCTTGCTTACCCATTAACCAAACCTCATCACCAATATTAACATTTTCAACATTTGTTATATCAGCAAAAGATTGATCCATATTTATGGCCACAATGGGGCACTTCTTTCCATTAATAATAACACAGGGATTTTTCTCAGCATTTTTAGTAATTATTTGCTTAAGATAACCACATCCTAAACCAAAACTCATTACAGCTACCTTTGAACGTTTTTTAGGCTGAAAGAACTTAGAATAACTTGCTGAGCCACCCTTTTCAACATCTCTTACGTTTGTAACAAAGGCCTTCCAGGAAACAGCCGGCTCTAAAGCAAGGCGATTATATTCACCAGGAGAAGTATCATAACCCCAAATGAGAGCGGCAGGTCTTACAAGGTTATAATGGGTTTCCGGAACTCTCACTGTTGCACCCGAATTAGCCATATGTAAATACTTAAGAGTTAAACCATTTGCCCGCATTTGCTCAACAGCTAAGTTAAACTCTTTAACCTGCTTATAATTAAACTCATTACTTGCTTCATCGGGAGAAGCTAGCTGAGTTAAGGCACCTTCTATTTCAATACCTGGCAAGGTTTTTACATAATCAATAAACTCTTGTAACTCTTCTCCAACATGTACTCCAATGCGTCGCATTCCTGTATCTACTTTTATATGGCATTTTGTAACTTTGTTTTGCCTAACAGATTCATTAGCTATTAAAGATGTAAGTTTTTTATCATAAATAGTGGCAACAATATCATTTTCAACTAAAGCTTTTACAGCAGTATTACGAACCCCTCCGAATGTCATAATAAAACAGTTTATGCCAGCTGCCCGTAACTCTAAGGCCTCAGAAAGTGCCGCTGTAGCAAACTTTTTAACACCACACTCTTTATACATATAAACACAAGGTTCAACCAAACCATGACCATAACCAAATGATTTTGAGGTAACCATTAACTCTACATTTGGCCCAATATGTGCCCTAATTTTATCAATATTGCTTTTTACCTTTTTAAGGTCAACATAAATAATGGAGTTACTAACTTCTGGTGTTATCATTACTTTTCCCCCTAGCTATAATGTTTTTATATTTAATAATTATATTGTTAAATATAAAGCAATTAAATATATCTGTAAAGCTATTTTAAAAGGGGATTGATTGCACCTTGTAACATTGGCAGTAATTATACTAAAGCTTTTTTAATATAAAGTCTAAGTCTTGAACATCATTCTCCATATTGCTAAATAAATCTCCTTTTTTTGCAAGCCTTTCTTTTATGCTAAAAAAATTAAAATCATTAATATCTATGCCCTGCTTTAACTCCTGCCATGTAATAGGGGTAGCAATACGGGCATTTTCAACTGCTCTAGTAGAGTAAGGGGTGATAATGGTTTTACCTTTCCACATTTGCAAATAATCAAAATAGAGCTTATTACCCCTGTTTTTTATTAATCGCTCTATAGATATTTTAGTAGGATAACTTTGCGCAAAATACTTAGCAAAAAACTCATTTATTTTACGAGCATTTTCATAGCTATATTTACAACCAACTGGTATATAAATTTGTAAACCTGTTGAGCCAGAGGTTTTAACATAACTTTTTATGTTTAATTTTGTTAGGGTTTCATAAATTAATAAAGCAACCTCCATAACCTGCTCAAAAGTTTGATTTTTAGAAGGGTCTAAATCAAACACTAAACTAGTGGGGTTATTAGCATTATTTAAGGTATTAAAACAAGTATGAAACTCTAAAGCGGCTTGGTTTGCCATCCATAATAAAATATCTGCACTATTTAAACTTTGCTCTACCCAACTAGGGGCATAATCTGGCAAATTTTTTTGATAAAAACTCTTTTTAGCTACTCCATCGGGATACCGTATAACTGTTAATTTGCGATTTTGAGCGTATTTTAAAATATAAGGAGACAGCTCATACATTAAATTAAGATAATCTATTTTTTTAATACCTAACTTAGGCCATAACAGCTTATTAGGGTTACTTATTTTAAAATTATTCATAGAGTATACTCCACCCCATTTGCATTTATTGCAGCTAAATCACTAAAACCAATAATTTGGGGGTGCCTTAGGCTCCCGCTATTGGTCCACTCTAAATACTCTACCCAACAAGTTAATAGAGGCTTGGTAAATTGAATATTTTTACTATCACTTAAATTAATAAAAGGGTTATTATCGCTTTTAAGTTGACTTAGGTTTTGCTTTAATAAACTTAAATCTTTTTGAGATAAACCAATTGAGGCTTTACCTATATATAAAAATATATTATTTCTGTAAAACCCTAATAATAAAGACTTAATCTTATTAGCCTCTATATGCAGACCACCAATTACAGCCAATAGCTTTTTTTTAACCTTAATCTTGTACCAATCACTATGTTTTTTACCTACCATATAAGTACTATGTTTTTCTTTAGAAACAATACCCTCATAACCAAGCTCTTTTACCTTGTTATATAATACATGTCCATCTACAAAATAATCACTATAAATAAACGTATTATTTTGAGTTGTATTTTGCTTTAATATTTTTTTGCGCTCTATATACGGTTTACTAGTAAGATCATCTCCATTAAACTGCAAAATATCAAACATGACATAGGTTAATGGTAGCCTGTTTATATTAGCTTTTATTTTATACTGCTGACTACTTTTAAACTTAACAAGTACGTCATGAAATGAGTGTTTATTTTCTGACCATACAGTGAGCTCCCCATCAATAGTGGCCTTATTACCCTTAAAAATACTTTTGAAGCCTTTTATCTCGGGAAATTGGTGTAATATTTGTTTACCTCTTTTAGTGTAAAGTTTAAATAAATCATTTTCATAAAACAGCAAACCCCTAATGCCATCAAACTTAATTTCATGAGCCCAATTTTCTCCCTCAGGTATTTTTGTAGTTCTTATAGGCTCCATAGGCTTAATAATCACTA
This Clostridium sp. 'deep sea' DNA region includes the following protein-coding sequences:
- a CDS encoding carboxymuconolactone decarboxylase family protein → MAKNPRTMLNDFVGGLQEVGNTNGEQVNAFMNLLGAAYAPGAMDVKTKELISVAIGAFSRCEYCIVYHVFKALEAGATPEEIMEAAMVAVAFGGGPSMAYTVTLLKDSIAEFAPDFQ
- the lpdA gene encoding dihydrolipoyl dehydrogenase: MVDIKLNKLPNNVNEAKVIRVHKHKGDTVKKGDLLFELEGKKANTPIKSDFNGKVEKVMVSEGDVAKVNAVLAVISKDQNKSDTNENKIVDIKLNNIPNNAPDAKIVRVRKKAGDTVKAGDVLFDIEGKKGSSPIKAQFSGVLQEILIEEAVTAKKGEKLATLRVSNNQPEKSAPKINIGGYNILIKPKKQQDIESDIAIIGGGPGGYVAALHAAKLGAKVVLVEMDKVGGTCLNRGCIPTKALVRSAEVLNNLKEAEEFGCFAENINFDMKKVLTRKNNIVNKLVTGIHYLLQKKKVTLVTGVGTIKDAKTIIVKNGNSETIIKAKHIIISTGSKTAELPVPCAKRGNLIFSEQALELTDLPQKMTIIGGGVIGMEFAFIFKSFGVDVTVIEYMDNVLSVLDDDICKEITTSAKEKGINIFTGSKVEEIIKSEDTGCIVKFVKDDEYKFISADKVLISVGRKPYIDGLGINKLGIELNDKKRGIKVNEKMQTNVDNIYAIGDVTNKLQLAHVASHQGIVAVNNIMGVSSTMDYGSVPSAIFTMPEIAVVGVSEKTAAASKIEIEVGKFPFNANGKALTLGEARGFVKIIKEKSTGKIIGSAIIGPHATDLIAELTLAIKNGLTAKQITETIHAHPTTAEAVHEAALAVEGGALHFAQ
- a CDS encoding ATP-dependent DNA ligase, with amino-acid sequence MIIKPMEPIRTTKIPEGENWAHEIKFDGIRGLLFYENDLFKLYTKRGKQILHQFPEIKGFKSIFKGNKATIDGELTVWSENKHSFHDVLVKFKSSQQYKIKANINRLPLTYVMFDILQFNGDDLTSKPYIERKKILKQNTTQNNTFIYSDYFVDGHVLYNKVKELGYEGIVSKEKHSTYMVGKKHSDWYKIKVKKKLLAVIGGLHIEANKIKSLLLGFYRNNIFLYIGKASIGLSQKDLSLLKQNLSQLKSDNNPFINLSDSKNIQFTKPLLTCWVEYLEWTNSGSLRHPQIIGFSDLAAINANGVEYTL
- a CDS encoding lipoate--protein ligase produces the protein MHNSLINSMIIRSQSFDPWYNLALEEFLLKQVKHNQIILYLWQNDNTIVIGRNQNPWKECSCKQFEKEGGKLARRLSGGGAVYHDKGNLNFTFIMDKKLYNLTKQLQVILDAVQSLAVKAEFSGRNDLIANGKKFSGNAFYFDDNAAYHHGTLLINTNFSKMVKYLQVSKEKIASKGIDSVKSRVVNLVSLNNQINIENMAESLLKSFTTTYGESDEYIAVQTFTDDMDKLYQKYSSWQWRYGESPNFDISYYNKFPWGELSIGFTLVNGYITECKVYSDAMDSNLILTIANSFKTVLFKKEQLIKTLEQINVNQQGRAVIEDLKQWIGLKDI
- the ligD gene encoding non-homologous end-joining DNA ligase, with amino-acid sequence MNNFKISNPNKLLWPKLGIKKIDYLNLMYELSPYILKYAQNRKLTVIRYPDGVAKKSFYQKNLPDYAPSWVEQSLNSADILLWMANQAALEFHTCFNTLNNANNPTSLVFDLDPSKNQTFEQVMEVALLIYETLTKLNIKSYVKTSGSTGLQIYIPVGCKYSYENARKINEFFAKYFAQSYPTKISIERLIKNRGNKLYFDYLQMWKGKTIITPYSTRAVENARIATPITWQELKQGIDINDFNFFSIKERLAKKGDLFSNMENDVQDLDFILKKL
- the alr gene encoding alanine racemase, with protein sequence MITPEVSNSIIYVDLKKVKSNIDKIRAHIGPNVELMVTSKSFGYGHGLVEPCVYMYKECGVKKFATAALSEALELRAAGINCFIMTFGGVRNTAVKALVENDIVATIYDKKLTSLIANESVRQNKVTKCHIKVDTGMRRIGVHVGEELQEFIDYVKTLPGIEIEGALTQLASPDEASNEFNYKQVKEFNLAVEQMRANGLTLKYLHMANSGATVRVPETHYNLVRPAALIWGYDTSPGEYNRLALEPAVSWKAFVTNVRDVEKGGSASYSKFFQPKKRSKVAVMSFGLGCGYLKQIITKNAEKNPCVIINGKKCPIVAINMDQSFADITNVENVNIGDEVWLMGKQGEQEITVMDIAQKCGVSVSHILGTMTSTRPCRVYLK